The following proteins are co-located in the Ensifer sp. WSM1721 genome:
- a CDS encoding iron ABC transporter permease → MPRSEAMEGAMRAPSFATRIAREWRGGNRAGLARLVIGVLVVLAAATFATSIMTGAADASLANVFRWLAGGADEALSARDRIIILDIRLPRAVLGMLVGASLAVSGVVMQGLFRNPLADPGLVGVSAGASLGAVLLIVLGGAAFAPLFALFGFYALPLGAFLGGLATTLLLYRIATRGGQTSVATMLLAGIALGALAGAVTGVLVFLADDKQLRDLTFWGLGSLAGANWTKIAAAGPIILLSLAVVPFLARGLNSITLGEAAAFHMGIPVQRLKNIAIFSVAGATGASVAVSGGIGFVGIIVPHLLRLVIGPDHRYLLPASALLGGTMLIFADMLARTIVSPAELPIGIITAFVGAPFFLWVLLRGRSNMGF, encoded by the coding sequence ATGCCTCGCAGTGAGGCCATGGAAGGCGCCATGCGCGCACCCTCCTTCGCCACAAGGATCGCCCGCGAATGGCGCGGCGGAAACCGCGCGGGCCTGGCACGCCTAGTGATTGGCGTGCTGGTGGTACTCGCTGCCGCCACGTTTGCGACCTCGATCATGACGGGCGCAGCGGACGCTTCGCTTGCGAATGTCTTCCGCTGGCTTGCCGGCGGAGCCGATGAGGCATTGAGTGCGCGCGATCGCATCATCATTCTCGATATCCGCCTGCCGCGCGCCGTACTTGGCATGCTGGTCGGCGCATCGCTCGCGGTTTCCGGCGTCGTGATGCAGGGACTCTTCCGCAATCCGCTCGCCGATCCCGGCCTTGTCGGCGTTTCGGCGGGGGCAAGCCTCGGCGCGGTGCTGCTGATCGTGCTCGGCGGCGCTGCGTTCGCCCCCCTGTTTGCGCTCTTCGGTTTCTATGCGCTGCCGCTCGGCGCTTTCCTCGGCGGCCTTGCCACGACGCTCCTTCTCTACCGGATCGCGACACGCGGCGGCCAGACCTCCGTGGCGACAATGCTGCTCGCCGGGATCGCGCTCGGCGCCCTCGCAGGGGCCGTAACCGGCGTTCTCGTCTTTCTCGCCGACGACAAACAGTTGCGCGATCTCACCTTCTGGGGTCTCGGATCGCTCGCCGGCGCCAACTGGACGAAAATCGCTGCCGCCGGCCCGATCATCCTCTTGTCGCTCGCGGTCGTTCCGTTCCTTGCGCGCGGGCTTAACTCGATCACGCTCGGTGAGGCCGCAGCCTTCCACATGGGCATCCCGGTGCAGCGCCTGAAGAATATTGCGATCTTCAGCGTCGCCGGGGCGACCGGCGCGTCAGTCGCCGTCAGCGGCGGCATCGGCTTCGTCGGCATCATTGTCCCGCATCTTCTGCGATTGGTCATCGGTCCCGATCACCGCTACCTGTTGCCGGCCTCGGCCTTGCTGGGCGGCACGATGCTGATCTTTGCCGACATGCTCGCCCGCACGATCGTCTCGCCGGCCGAACTGCCGATCGGCATCATCACCGCCTTCGTCGGGGCGCCGTTCTTCTTATGGGTTCTGCTGCGCGGCCGTTCGAACATGGGATTTTGA
- a CDS encoding heme ABC transporter ATP-binding protein has product MIRASDISVRLAGRQVLHGISFEAVPGAMTAIVGPNGSGKTTTLKVASGELVPSAGKVTINGRDIASFRPWELALKRGVLPQSTVISFPFTVREIVRLGLPAGGGADAPSHDRVADEALEAVDLAGFSGRFYQELSGGEQQRVQLARVLCQISAPATDGEPRYLLLDEPVSSLDIRHQLTIMRLARQFCTEGGGVIAVMHDLNLTAMFADQIVMMKAGRIRARGAPRDVLTDETMEAVFGCRMRVSVAPARDMPFVLPQSAVV; this is encoded by the coding sequence ATGATCAGGGCATCCGACATTTCCGTCCGCCTTGCCGGCAGGCAGGTGCTGCACGGTATTTCTTTCGAAGCCGTGCCCGGCGCCATGACGGCCATCGTCGGGCCGAACGGGTCCGGCAAGACGACGACCCTGAAGGTGGCCTCGGGCGAACTTGTCCCGTCCGCCGGCAAGGTCACCATCAACGGTCGCGATATCGCAAGCTTCAGGCCGTGGGAACTCGCGCTGAAACGCGGAGTCCTGCCGCAATCGACAGTGATTTCCTTTCCGTTCACGGTCCGCGAGATCGTGCGCCTCGGCCTTCCGGCAGGCGGTGGCGCCGACGCCCCCAGTCATGACCGGGTCGCCGACGAGGCGCTCGAGGCGGTCGACCTCGCCGGTTTTTCAGGACGCTTCTATCAGGAGCTGTCTGGCGGCGAACAGCAGCGCGTCCAGCTTGCGCGCGTCCTCTGCCAGATTTCCGCGCCCGCTACCGACGGCGAGCCGCGCTACCTCCTGCTCGACGAGCCCGTATCGAGCCTCGACATCCGCCACCAGCTCACGATCATGCGGCTCGCACGGCAATTCTGCACCGAAGGCGGCGGCGTCATCGCGGTGATGCACGATCTCAACCTTACGGCGATGTTTGCCGATCAGATCGTGATGATGAAGGCGGGCCGCATCCGCGCGCGCGGAGCGCCAAGGGACGTCCTGACCGACGAGACCATGGAAGCCGTATTCGGGTGCCGGATGCGGGTGAGCGTAGCCCCTGCACGCGATATGCCCTTCGTGTTGCCGCAGTCCGCGGTCGTTTGA
- a CDS encoding DUF883 family protein: MATGLFSSSSTRRRNGGASDTSIEDQLQQVREDIAKLATLIADRGVADVKTRARGAREQAEADLQDLLASGEQMLSDLRSRYADTEREIRRAMREHPIATVGAAAAIGLIAAALLRR; this comes from the coding sequence ATGGCGACAGGCCTCTTCTCAAGCTCGAGCACCAGGAGACGCAACGGTGGCGCGAGCGACACGTCGATCGAAGACCAGCTCCAGCAGGTTCGCGAGGACATCGCAAAGCTCGCCACACTGATCGCCGACCGCGGCGTTGCGGACGTCAAGACCAGGGCGAGAGGCGCTCGGGAGCAGGCCGAAGCCGACCTGCAGGATCTACTGGCAAGCGGCGAGCAGATGCTTTCCGATCTCCGCAGCCGCTACGCCGATACCGAGAGGGAAATCCGCAGAGCGATGCGCGAACATCCGATCGCCACTGTCGGTGCCGCCGCCGCAATCGGGCTTATCGCTGCAGCGCTCCTGCGCCGATGA